CAGAGCCATTCCGTGGTGGTTTTGGTGCCCTCGCTGTCCAATCTGCTGTTCATCGACACACTGGAAGCCATTCATCAGGTTTTGCGACCAAAGGGCTTCGAAGTGCTGATCGGCAACTTCCATTATTCGCGTGATGAAGAAGAAAACCTGCTGCGCAATTACATGGCTTATCAGCCTCGCGGCTTGCTGCTGACTGGTTTCGACCGCACCGAAAGTTCGCGGCGAATGATCGAGGCCAGCAACATTCCCTGCGTCTACATGATGGAACTGGACAGCGCGGCCGGGCTCAATTGTGTCGGCTTTTCGCAAGTCGCTGCCGGCGAAACCGCGGCCGAGCATTTGCTGTCACGCGGTCGCAAGCGTCTGGCTTACATCGGTGCGCAACTGGACCAGCGCACGCTGCTGCGCGGCGAAGGTTTCCGCCGCGCGCTGCAAAAGGTCGGCTTGTATGATCCGGACCTGGAAGTGCTGACGCCGCGAGCCTCGTCGGTGGGTCTGGGCGGCGAATTGTTCCTGCAACTGCTCGCAGCCCATCCGGACGTCGATGCCATCTTCTTTGGCAACGACGACCTGGCCCAGGGCGCGTTGCTCGAAGCGTCGCGCAATGGCATCAAGATCCCCGAACGCGTGGCGATCCTCGGCTTCAACGACTTGCCGGCATCGGAGCACATGGTGCCGCGCCTGAGCAGCATCAGCACCCCGCGAGAAGCCATTGGCCGTCGCTCCGCGGAGCTGATGCTGACCTTGCTGGCCGGCAATTCAGTGACCAAACCGGTGCAAGACATGGGGTTTGAATTGAAGGTGCGCGAGAGCACCTGACGCACGACCATTCCCATCCTCCGCGTGCTAGATTCCCGATACCTGGAGCAGCAAACGGAGAAGCTCAATGGGACATGCGCTGAAAATTTTGGGTCGAGCCTCGTCAATCAACGTCAGAAAAGTCCTGTGGACCTGCGACGAACTGGGCGTTCCCTACGAACGCGAAGACTGGGGCAGCGGTTTCGCATCGACCCAGAGCCTGGAATTTCTCCAGCTCAACCCCAACGCACAGGTGCCGGTCCTCATCGACGAAGCCGGCGTGCTGTGGGAGTCCAATACCATTTGCCGGTACCTGGCCGGCAAATACCAAAACACGGACCTGCTGCCCACCGAGCCGGCGGCCCGCGCTCGCGTGGAGCAATGGATGGACTGGCAAGCCACTGAACTCAACCCATCGTGGGGTTACGCCTTTTTCGCCCTGGTCAGACAATTGCCGGGCTTTCAGGACTCGCAGCGGATTGCTGATGGCGTTCGCGGCTGGAACGCGAAAATGGGCATCCTCGAACAGCAACTCACGGCGACCGGCGGCTATGTCGCCGGGCCTCGGTTCACATTGGCCGATATCCTCATCGGCTTGTCGGTCAACCGCTGGCGAATGACCCCGATGGAGCGCCCGGACTACCCCGCCGTCGACGCCTATTGCCAACGACTGGCGCTACGGCCGGGGTTCATGGAACATGCCTGCAACGGTGTGCCTTGATTCAGTAAGGCATTGCGAGCATACCCGTCAACGCTCGCACCGCTGCCGAAGGCGCTTTGTTGGGCGCGACCACCAACGCAAATTCCCGATCAATACGCGGCGTCACAGGCACTACGCGCAGGCCTTGGCGATGGGTCGGCAGGGTCATTTCCGGCACCAGGGTCACGCCGATGTTTTCCCGCACCAGGGTGAACGCACTGCTCCATTCACGCACCTCGGCCCGCACATCCAGCAGTTGCAGCCCGGCATCGGCCGCCAGGCTGCGGGCATTGGTCGAACAGCCGCCGGTGGCCAGCACAAAGGGTTGCTCGGCCAGTTCCGCCAGTGAGACGCCCTCTTCATTCGAACGGCGCGCCAAGGGGTGGCCACCGGGCAGAACCGCCACCCAGGCATCCTGTCCCAAACGACCGGCATTGCGCACGGGCGCCGGGTTCAACACCACGCCGACATCCACCAGCCCGTCATTGAGCAACGTTTCCACTTCATCGTCGCTGACCTCCAGCGCCACCACTTGAATGCCGGGATACAGCTGATTGAACCGGCGCAGCAATGGCGGCAGAAAGGTCGCCAGCACCAACGGAAAACTCGCCAGGCGAATGGTTCCGCGCTGAATGTCTTTAGTGGCGTCGACGGTACTGCGAATGTTCTCGAGGGCGCCGAGCATGATTCGCGCCTGTTCGATCACAGGCAAGCCAATGGCGGTCGGCAGCGTCTGGCGGTTCTCCCGAGTGAACAGCCGAACGCCCAGGGTTTCTTCGACCAGGGCCAGCGCCTGGCTGGCACCGGACTGGGTCATTCCGACCCGCTCGGCGGCCCGGGTAATGTTGCCGGTATCGGCCACCGCCAACACCATTCGCCAGTGCATCAGGTTCATCATGGCAGTAGCTTTCCTAATGGCGATTTTCTGAAAGATTAATTTTACCGAGTACGCCGCGCACTATGACACTGGCGCAAATCCGCAACCAGAGCCCTGCCCATGAAGTTGTACTACGCCCCACAAGCCTGCTCATTGGCACCGCACATTGTGCTGCGCGAACTGGATTTGCCGTTCGAGTTGGTCCGTGTCGACAACAGCACCAAGAAAACCGTCACCGGCGAGGACTTTCTTGCCATCAGCCCCAAAGGCTACGTGGCGGCATTGCAGCTGGATAACGGTGAGGTGCTGACTGAAGGCCCGGCGATCCTGCAGTACCTGGCGAGTCTACGGCCCAAGGCGAATCTGGCACCGGCGAATGGGACGTTCGAGCGGGTGCGTTTGCAGGAATGGCTGAATTTCGTTTCGACCGAGATTCATGGCGGGCTGGGTTGGCTGTTCAATTCGCAGTTTCCGGATGACGTGAAGGTGCTCATCAAAGAGAAGCTGTTCAAGCGTTTTGTCGTGTTGAGTCAGACATTGGAGAGGCAGGATTATTTGATGGCGGGCGGATTCAGCATCGCCGATGCCTATCTGTTTACGGTGTTGCGCTGGACGCAGGTGTTTGGTATCGATTTGGATCAATGGCCGGCGTTGGCGCGGTTTCAGGCACGCGTTGATCAGCGGCCAAGCGTGAAAGCGGCGTTGGCTGCGGAATGGATGTAAGGCGTTAGATCAATCGCGAACAGGCTCGCTCACAGAGGACCTCATTCGCAATCAGTGAAAGGGGTTGCAACGCTTCCCGGGCCAGCGCCAGCGAGGCCAGTG
The window above is part of the Pseudomonas sp. B21-048 genome. Proteins encoded here:
- a CDS encoding LacI family DNA-binding transcriptional regulator, with the protein product MNTPKNDKNTRTTGRPTLNEVARLAGVSPITASRALRGVSTVATELVEKVQKAALDLNYVVNPAARALASAQSHSVVVLVPSLSNLLFIDTLEAIHQVLRPKGFEVLIGNFHYSRDEEENLLRNYMAYQPRGLLLTGFDRTESSRRMIEASNIPCVYMMELDSAAGLNCVGFSQVAAGETAAEHLLSRGRKRLAYIGAQLDQRTLLRGEGFRRALQKVGLYDPDLEVLTPRASSVGLGGELFLQLLAAHPDVDAIFFGNDDLAQGALLEASRNGIKIPERVAILGFNDLPASEHMVPRLSSISTPREAIGRRSAELMLTLLAGNSVTKPVQDMGFELKVREST
- a CDS encoding glutathione S-transferase family protein, which encodes MGHALKILGRASSINVRKVLWTCDELGVPYEREDWGSGFASTQSLEFLQLNPNAQVPVLIDEAGVLWESNTICRYLAGKYQNTDLLPTEPAARARVEQWMDWQATELNPSWGYAFFALVRQLPGFQDSQRIADGVRGWNAKMGILEQQLTATGGYVAGPRFTLADILIGLSVNRWRMTPMERPDYPAVDAYCQRLALRPGFMEHACNGVP
- a CDS encoding LysR family transcriptional regulator gives rise to the protein MMNLMHWRMVLAVADTGNITRAAERVGMTQSGASQALALVEETLGVRLFTRENRQTLPTAIGLPVIEQARIMLGALENIRSTVDATKDIQRGTIRLASFPLVLATFLPPLLRRFNQLYPGIQVVALEVSDDEVETLLNDGLVDVGVVLNPAPVRNAGRLGQDAWVAVLPGGHPLARRSNEEGVSLAELAEQPFVLATGGCSTNARSLAADAGLQLLDVRAEVREWSSAFTLVRENIGVTLVPEMTLPTHRQGLRVVPVTPRIDREFALVVAPNKAPSAAVRALTGMLAMPY
- the gstA gene encoding glutathione transferase GstA, with translation MKLYYAPQACSLAPHIVLRELDLPFELVRVDNSTKKTVTGEDFLAISPKGYVAALQLDNGEVLTEGPAILQYLASLRPKANLAPANGTFERVRLQEWLNFVSTEIHGGLGWLFNSQFPDDVKVLIKEKLFKRFVVLSQTLERQDYLMAGGFSIADAYLFTVLRWTQVFGIDLDQWPALARFQARVDQRPSVKAALAAEWM